A single Lactuca sativa cultivar Salinas chromosome 8, Lsat_Salinas_v11, whole genome shotgun sequence DNA region contains:
- the LOC111885005 gene encoding uncharacterized protein LOC111885005 codes for MDAARRREIELQTQSKRKANDTSSKTSGDAQKKQKQCGKSRYEYRPSSGQGEKNPLICYNCKKSRHRWKNCRAPPASAVPQITSAAPVCYHCNETGHKKPDCPKLKAGKGGGGTNPAIASSSKGPTMVTRGRAHQMTADEPVITMTVEGTYLLDSEPVVVMFDSGATHSFVSRTFINRLGHSIGKLARPMVVEDADNRTIYVTDVYRGCTLEFSGVEFPIDLIPIAMRELCVIVGMDWLDAFDAEIHCRKKQVRVRNPRGGELIIQGGIPRLAMASCSSTIALDDVPIVSDFNDVFREELPGLPPIRELNKCTIKNRYPLPRINDFFNQLQGAS; via the exons ATGGATGCAGCGAggaggagggaaatcgagttgcagACCCAGTCCAAGAGGAAGGCCAATGACACCTCCTCCAAGACATCCGGAGATGCCCAGAAAAAGCAAAAGCAGTGTGGTAAGTCAAGGTATGAGTACAGGCCGTCTTCAGGTCAGGGCGAGAAAAATCCGTTGATATGCTACAACTGCAAAAAGTCAAGGCATCGTTGGAAGAATTGTAGGGCTCCCCCTGCGAGTGCAGTTCCTCAGATTACTTCTGCTGCTCCTGTCTGCTATCACTGCAACGAGACGGGACACAAGAAGCCCGATTGCCCGAAGTTGAAGGCTGGTAAAGGAGGCGGGGGTACAAATCCTGCAATTGCATCGTCTTCTAAGGGACCCACTATGGTGACACGAGGTCGTGCTCACCAGATGACTGCGGATGAGCCGGTGATTACCATGACAGTGGAag GCACTTATTTGCTAGATTCTGAGCCTGttgttgttatgtttgatagcgGTGCTACCCATTCTTTTGTATCTCGCACGTTTATTAATCGTTTGGGGCATAGTATCGGAAAATTGGCTCGCCCAATGGTTGTCGAAGATGCCGACAACCGCACTATTTATGTCACCGATGTTTATCGGGGTTGCACTCTCGAGTTTTCTGGAGTTGAATTCCCTATTGATCTTATCCCTATTGCGATGCGAGAGCTCTGcgttatcgtaggcatggattggcttgatGCGTTTGATGCGGAAATCCACTGTCGTAAGAAGCAAGTTCGTGTTCGAAACCCTAGAGGTGGAGAACTTATTATTCAGGGGGGCATTCCCCGCCTGGCTATGGCTTCTTGCTCTTCTACTATAGCACTAGACGACGTTCCTATCGTTTCCGACTTCAACGATGTCTTTCGGGAGGAACTCCCTGGCTTGCCACCTATTCG ggagctaaacaagtGCACAATAAAGAATAGGTACCCGTTGCCACGTATTAACGATTTTTTcaatcagcttcagggagcgtcttag